A genome region from Tolypothrix sp. PCC 7712 includes the following:
- a CDS encoding tetratricopeptide repeat protein — MSDEFYYRGLEKARQKDYAGAIEEFNRALQATPFFPEAYLQRGLAYYDSGVILQAVSDYTEALKQNPQSLAAYYSRALARVALKNLPGALEDVESAIRLNYNYAAAHSLRGMVRRKQGYIQDAIANFKKAAELYLAQKDTENCRLCLERIKELQPPEKAPTLSQKPPNITIKSEKDYFKQLLDKAEKGDTREAIEDLNWVLQADPQDAQAYCCRGVVRCKMGNYQEAIADFNQALRLDFHDAIVYRNRGKARYLLADYQGAIADFNQALKIQPQDALVFVARGNAYRAMSNYLGAIQDYSQAISINPDDAQAYYNRGITHTLLEEMLAARDDYQKAISIFLEKEDWDNYHQVLNSLNKIQKSLPENHNQKYNLLRQRLLRMVGGQWEIAQRLIEQKKDYYPQMPEEWYLQKVIADLERDRNN; from the coding sequence ATGAGTGACGAATTTTATTACCGAGGGTTGGAAAAAGCTAGACAAAAAGACTACGCTGGAGCCATTGAGGAATTTAATCGTGCTTTGCAAGCTACGCCTTTCTTTCCTGAAGCTTACTTGCAAAGGGGGCTAGCATATTATGACTCCGGGGTAATTCTACAAGCCGTTTCCGATTACACTGAGGCTTTGAAGCAAAATCCCCAAAGTTTAGCAGCATACTATTCTCGCGCCTTGGCTAGGGTGGCGTTGAAAAATTTGCCGGGTGCGTTAGAAGATGTAGAATCTGCTATTCGTCTCAATTATAATTATGCGGCTGCTCATAGCTTGCGGGGGATGGTGCGGCGGAAACAGGGATATATTCAAGATGCGATCGCTAATTTTAAAAAAGCGGCAGAATTATATCTAGCGCAGAAAGACACAGAAAATTGTCGTCTGTGTTTGGAAAGAATCAAAGAACTACAACCACCAGAAAAAGCCCCTACTTTATCGCAAAAACCACCGAATATCACCATTAAATCAGAAAAAGATTATTTTAAACAATTATTAGATAAGGCAGAAAAGGGAGACACCCGCGAAGCCATTGAAGATTTAAACTGGGTGTTGCAAGCCGATCCGCAAGATGCACAGGCTTACTGCTGTCGTGGTGTAGTGCGGTGCAAAATGGGTAACTATCAAGAAGCGATCGCGGATTTTAACCAAGCATTGCGGCTGGATTTTCACGATGCAATTGTCTACCGCAATCGGGGGAAAGCACGTTATTTACTAGCTGATTATCAAGGTGCGATCGCGGATTTTAACCAAGCGCTAAAAATTCAACCGCAAGATGCTTTAGTTTTTGTGGCTAGGGGTAATGCATATCGTGCCATGAGCAATTATTTAGGTGCAATTCAAGACTACAGCCAAGCGATATCAATTAATCCCGATGATGCCCAAGCTTATTATAATCGCGGCATTACTCATACTTTATTAGAAGAGATGTTAGCAGCTAGGGATGATTATCAAAAAGCCATCAGTATTTTTTTAGAAAAAGAAGATTGGGATAACTATCACCAAGTTTTAAATAGTCTCAACAAAATTCAAAAATCTCTACCAGAAAACCACAACCAGAAATATAACTTGTTACGTCAGCGTTTGTTACGCATGGTTGGGGGACAGTGGGAGATTGCTCAACGCTTAATTGAGCAGAAAAAAGATTATTATCCGCAAATGCCAGAAGAGTGGTATTTACAAAAAGTGATTGCTGATTTAGAGCGCGATCGCAATAATTAA
- the sfsA gene encoding DNA/RNA nuclease SfsA, with the protein MIDWLYNYPPLYPGILLKRYKRFFADVELASGEVVTAHCPNTGPMTGVSTIGSLVQLSLSDNPKRKLAYTLELIQVHDNEPTWVGVNTALPNRVVKLALAKHLFPELGDYNHIKGEVVYGQDKKSRVDFFLTGSDQERPIYLEVKNTTFAEGRLALFPDTETTRGQKHLRELMALLPLTRAVMLYFINRSDCTEFAPGDMTDPTYGKLLRDAIALGLEVLPCRFDVSPEGIRYLGLAKLKI; encoded by the coding sequence ATGATTGATTGGCTTTATAACTACCCACCTCTTTATCCAGGTATTTTACTCAAGCGCTACAAGCGCTTTTTTGCTGATGTTGAACTTGCTTCTGGGGAGGTGGTAACCGCACATTGTCCCAATACAGGGCCAATGACTGGAGTATCAACTATTGGCAGTTTAGTACAACTTTCCCTCAGTGATAATCCTAAGCGCAAACTAGCCTACACTCTAGAATTAATTCAGGTGCATGACAATGAACCGACTTGGGTAGGCGTGAATACGGCGTTGCCAAATCGGGTAGTTAAGTTAGCTTTAGCAAAACATCTTTTTCCTGAATTAGGTGACTATAACCACATCAAAGGCGAGGTGGTTTATGGTCAAGATAAAAAAAGCCGTGTAGATTTCTTCTTGACAGGAAGCGACCAAGAACGCCCAATTTATTTAGAGGTGAAAAATACCACATTCGCTGAGGGGAGATTAGCACTATTTCCGGACACCGAGACCACAAGGGGACAAAAGCACTTACGAGAACTAATGGCGCTATTACCTCTAACTCGTGCAGTAATGTTGTATTTTATTAATCGCAGCGATTGTACAGAGTTTGCCCCAGGAGATATGACAGATCCTACTTATGGTAAGTTGTTGCGGGATGCGATCGCACTCGGTTTAGAAGTTTTACCCTGCCGTTTTGATGTCTCCCCAGAAGGGATTCGTTATTTAGGTTTAGCAAAACTAAAAATTTAG
- the mtnB gene encoding methylthioribulose 1-phosphate dehydratase, with protein MTSQIIDDACIQLIDTARSFYQQGWMVGTAGNLSIRLPDDSFLITASGKSKGELLASDFVRVYSDGSLEKASADLQPSAETAIHQIIYTLFPEAQACYHIHSVESNLVSRFVLEDHLPLPPLEMLKGLGVYQENPCCFLPIFANHLQVARIASDIQQRFTANSVQIPALLIRDHGVTTWASSPTAARNYIEILEYIFRYIVTEHMISGGRRGDKQKITNPKPQTANTTHPIPNIK; from the coding sequence ATGACTAGCCAAATCATAGACGATGCCTGTATTCAACTCATTGATACTGCCCGTAGCTTTTACCAACAAGGTTGGATGGTGGGCACAGCTGGTAATCTTTCGATTCGCCTCCCCGATGATAGCTTCTTGATTACAGCTAGCGGTAAGTCTAAAGGAGAATTATTAGCCAGCGATTTTGTGCGTGTTTATTCAGATGGTAGTTTAGAAAAAGCCTCAGCAGATTTACAGCCTTCAGCGGAAACTGCTATTCACCAAATCATCTATACTCTCTTCCCAGAAGCACAAGCCTGTTACCATATCCATTCTGTTGAGTCTAATTTAGTTTCCCGTTTTGTCTTAGAAGATCATCTCCCCTTACCGCCATTAGAAATGCTGAAAGGGTTGGGAGTTTACCAAGAAAATCCCTGTTGCTTCTTACCCATATTTGCCAATCATTTACAAGTTGCACGTATTGCTTCAGATATTCAACAGCGCTTTACAGCTAATTCTGTGCAAATACCAGCCCTCCTAATTCGAGATCATGGTGTGACAACTTGGGCATCTTCGCCCACAGCAGCCCGTAATTATATTGAGATACTAGAATACATCTTTCGCTACATAGTTACTGAGCATATGATAAGTGGGGGAAGAAGAGGGGATAAACAAAAAATCACAAACCCTAAACCCCAAACAGCAAACACCACACACCCAATACCCAACATCAAATGA
- a CDS encoding 2OG-Fe dioxygenase family protein, with product MQKVWGITELEYAFLFTVRKVNSINLEGFKPFFNDMPIDPYIKGNYRSRRLSRFTVAEDKLIKLPHGHLFQSKNYNPLLGDIKREFAELDDALTELDIFKNLVLAFTDSCKLHPEAEIGVHQIRTTCSPDNLGNPAPEGIHQDGTDFIGIFSVARDNIVGGETHLYTAKKEKPIFNKILHPGELLLVNDHEFYHFTTPIKPEMPAPGTRDVFVLTSPSLLIE from the coding sequence ATGCAAAAAGTTTGGGGAATTACGGAATTAGAATATGCTTTTCTGTTTACCGTTAGAAAAGTAAATTCTATTAATTTAGAAGGGTTTAAACCATTTTTTAACGATATGCCTATTGATCCTTATATCAAAGGCAACTATCGCTCTAGAAGATTATCTCGGTTTACTGTTGCTGAGGATAAATTAATTAAATTACCTCATGGTCATCTCTTCCAGAGTAAGAACTACAATCCTTTATTAGGAGACATTAAAAGAGAGTTTGCAGAATTAGATGATGCACTCACAGAACTTGATATATTTAAAAACCTGGTTTTAGCATTTACTGATTCTTGTAAGCTTCACCCAGAAGCAGAAATAGGAGTACACCAAATTAGAACTACCTGTTCACCAGATAATTTGGGTAATCCAGCACCGGAAGGAATTCATCAGGATGGAACTGACTTTATCGGTATTTTCTCTGTGGCTAGAGATAATATTGTTGGCGGAGAAACACATTTATATACTGCCAAGAAAGAAAAACCTATTTTTAACAAAATTTTGCATCCTGGAGAACTTTTATTAGTCAACGATCATGAGTTTTACCACTTTACTACTCCTATTAAACCGGAGATGCCAGCCCCAGGCACAAGAGATGTGTTTGTGCTGACTTCTCCTAGTTTGCTGATTGAGTAG
- a CDS encoding putative quinol monooxygenase, which yields MTTQTIRVVAHVTALPDKVEEIKAVLLELIEPTRQEAGAIKYELLQNQNDPTDFTFVEEWASNDALDTHLNSAHLQAAAAKLQSLVAAPADIRRYYLVA from the coding sequence ATGACTACCCAAACTATTCGCGTTGTTGCCCATGTAACTGCTTTACCTGACAAAGTAGAAGAAATTAAAGCGGTTCTGCTGGAATTAATTGAACCAACCAGACAAGAAGCAGGTGCTATTAAGTATGAACTCTTGCAAAACCAGAACGATCCAACAGATTTCACTTTTGTAGAAGAATGGGCTTCTAATGATGCTTTGGATACTCATTTAAATTCAGCCCATTTGCAAGCAGCAGCCGCAAAACTGCAAAGTTTGGTGGCTGCACCAGCAGATATTCGTCGTTATTATTTGGTGGCATAG
- a CDS encoding carbohydrate kinase family protein, whose product MSNPRVLCLGEVLFDCLADQLGLKLEEVQSWTPYPGGAPANVACALVKLGTPTGFIGAVGEDEPGNTLVTLLKDVGVDTTGVQRHPTAPTRQVYVVRDLAGDRSFAGFGKYDTTEFADTRLQAEQLPRSLFQEADFLVLGTLELAYPESEKAIHRALELAVYYDLKIVLDVNWRPVFWHDENIARQKIAELFKQVDFLKLSKEEADWLFGTHDAGAITYRLDSVEGVLITDGENGCAYCLAENEGRLPSFSIPVVDTTGAGDSFLAGFIHQLLQHGIQGMGNAETAKRIVTYASAVGALTTIKPGAIASQPTAAEVEAFIGSHQI is encoded by the coding sequence ATGAGTAATCCCCGTGTTTTGTGCCTCGGTGAAGTTTTGTTTGATTGTTTAGCCGATCAATTGGGGCTAAAGCTAGAAGAAGTTCAGTCTTGGACTCCTTACCCCGGAGGGGCACCAGCTAACGTAGCCTGTGCTTTAGTAAAGCTGGGGACACCAACTGGTTTTATTGGAGCTGTTGGTGAAGATGAACCAGGAAATACACTGGTAACACTCTTAAAAGATGTAGGTGTCGATACAACGGGAGTGCAACGCCATCCCACAGCGCCAACTAGACAAGTATATGTGGTTAGGGATTTAGCAGGCGATCGCTCTTTTGCAGGATTCGGTAAATATGATACCACTGAATTTGCCGATACTCGTCTGCAAGCAGAACAATTGCCGCGTTCTTTATTTCAAGAAGCAGATTTTCTGGTGTTAGGTACTTTGGAATTAGCTTATCCTGAAAGTGAAAAAGCAATTCACCGCGCCCTAGAATTGGCAGTGTACTACGACCTGAAAATTGTGCTGGATGTGAATTGGCGACCTGTATTTTGGCACGATGAGAATATTGCTCGCCAAAAAATAGCGGAATTATTTAAGCAAGTTGACTTTCTCAAACTTTCCAAAGAAGAAGCAGATTGGTTATTTGGTACACATGATGCCGGCGCAATCACTTATCGCCTAGATTCTGTAGAAGGAGTATTAATCACAGATGGCGAAAATGGTTGTGCCTATTGTTTGGCAGAGAACGAAGGCCGATTACCATCATTTTCTATCCCTGTAGTAGATACCACAGGTGCAGGGGATAGCTTTTTAGCAGGATTTATTCACCAACTACTTCAGCACGGTATCCAAGGTATGGGAAATGCAGAAACAGCAAAACGGATTGTTACCTATGCCAGCGCTGTAGGAGCATTAACCACCATTAAACCAGGCGCGATCGCATCCCAACCAACTGCGGCTGAAGTCGAAGCTTTTATTGGGTCTCATCAAATATAA
- a CDS encoding RNA-guided endonuclease InsQ/TnpB family protein, protein MLKVVKVRLYPDAHQQQSLEQAFGCCRWLWNYCLNLMNQTYKETGKGLSGYAVKKIIPQLKKEYEWLTSTYSQCLQQVCLNLGVAFNNFFEKRAKYPRFKSKHGKQSIQYPQNVKVADSYVSLPKIGDVSAMIHRPIEGKVKTVTISKNCSNQYFAAILFDDGKDKPESITDGKAIGIDLGLTHFAITSDGSKFDNPRILSKHEKNLKLKQQQLSRKQKGSQNRIKSRKKVARVYRKITNCREDFLHKLSRRIVNENQVIVVENLNVKGMMQNHKLAKSIHQVGWGMFCTMLKYKAEMEGKIYQEVDRFFPSSKTCHVCLNQVGSLPLDVRFWTCENCQTRHDRDVNAAINLRDEGLRILTSGTGDKACCPDVSRSNRGRKKSTTALSAGQEAYTVCEASV, encoded by the coding sequence ATGCTTAAGGTTGTCAAAGTCAGGTTATATCCAGATGCTCATCAACAGCAGTCTCTAGAGCAAGCTTTTGGCTGTTGTCGTTGGCTTTGGAATTACTGCCTGAATTTGATGAACCAAACATACAAGGAAACTGGTAAGGGTTTATCTGGCTACGCAGTAAAAAAGATAATTCCCCAGTTAAAGAAAGAGTATGAATGGCTAACTTCGACATATTCACAATGTTTGCAGCAAGTCTGCTTAAATTTGGGTGTAGCCTTCAATAATTTCTTTGAAAAAAGAGCTAAATACCCAAGATTCAAATCAAAGCATGGTAAGCAGTCAATACAGTATCCTCAAAACGTCAAAGTCGCTGATAGTTATGTAAGTCTCCCAAAAATAGGGGATGTATCAGCAATGATTCACAGACCTATTGAGGGAAAAGTTAAAACTGTAACTATATCCAAGAACTGTTCTAATCAATACTTTGCAGCTATTCTATTTGATGATGGTAAAGACAAACCAGAATCAATCACAGATGGTAAAGCAATAGGTATTGATCTGGGGCTAACTCACTTTGCTATTACCAGTGATGGGTCAAAATTTGACAATCCTAGAATACTCAGCAAGCATGAGAAGAATCTAAAACTTAAGCAGCAGCAATTATCTAGGAAGCAGAAAGGTTCTCAGAATCGAATTAAATCTAGAAAAAAAGTTGCTAGAGTCTATAGAAAAATCACTAACTGCCGTGAGGATTTTCTGCACAAGCTATCTCGTAGGATAGTTAACGAAAACCAAGTTATTGTTGTGGAAAATCTTAATGTTAAAGGCATGATGCAAAACCATAAACTAGCAAAATCCATCCATCAAGTAGGGTGGGGTATGTTTTGCACCATGCTGAAATACAAGGCAGAAATGGAGGGGAAGATATATCAAGAGGTTGATAGATTCTTTCCCAGTTCAAAAACCTGCCATGTGTGTCTTAATCAGGTTGGCAGTTTGCCGCTAGATGTAAGATTCTGGACTTGTGAAAACTGCCAAACTAGACATGACAGGGATGTGAACGCAGCTATTAACCTCAGAGATGAGGGACTACGAATTTTGACCTCTGGAACGGGGGATAAAGCCTGTTGCCCAGATGTAAGTCGGAGTAATAGAGGACGCAAGAAATCTACTACTGCGCTTTCTGCTGGACAGGAAGCCTACACTGTATGCGAAGCATCAGTGTAG